From Arachis stenosperma cultivar V10309 chromosome 2, arast.V10309.gnm1.PFL2, whole genome shotgun sequence, one genomic window encodes:
- the LOC130963055 gene encoding pentatricopeptide repeat-containing protein At5g27110-like: protein MIEALLQTHLPTSMLTCPLPILQPLRAKSPSINGFHPTFHKRNQTLKLEPPHYSEFSSLSTTFEQNNNPLYHWPQLIQLSIGSQDYMLAQATHASLIKSGCDGELFVVNNLVNLYSKFSNMGDAQKVFDEMLVRSTVTWTTLMKGYLRISDVESVFGVVRDMCELGEKFNEHTCSVMLQACKSPEDGVFGKQVHSLVVKNGLQENVVLATSLVSMYSKSGDLGSAEKVFNGISVKDVQSINYMILEYGNAGLGSKAFEIFVDMLDSGLNPSDYTITNLISSCDSSMGIYIGKQIHGLAVKLGFMGQTSIGNALITLYAQEGIVKEAEKLFVKIDRKSLISWSALLSAFVKNGCASRALELFINMLEEGVPLDSGCLGTVLDGCSVCNNMEFGLQIHGLGMKLGHISDVNSGTALIDLYAKCGTLHSARTVFDKLPKKTIASFNAILVGYLNSELRDDEEDPLVFFNRMRVGGMQPDWITFSRLLSLSANQASLVAGESLHAYAIKLGLEDDTAVCNAAITMYAKCGCVQDANKIFCLMNRDCVTWNAIISAYALHGDGSKALSLFENMKEEGFDPDEITMLAVLQACSYTGLCKSGLSLFNEMEHKYGIKPVIEHYSFIVDLLGRAGNLSKAIDIINESPFPESSLLWRAFVNSCKLCGDLQLGKWASEKLLDLAPNEASSYILVSNMYAEGGLPEEAAKVRTAMNDLKLNKETGLSWIEIDNEVHYFIANDKDHLQSRQIYSNLELLRNEMHWCCENRNNMISGFL from the coding sequence ATGATTGAAGCATTGCTGCAAACCCATCTTCCCACCTCAATGCTTACGTGCCCATTACCCATCCTTCAACCACTGAGAGCAAAATCACCATCCATCAATGGCTTTCATCCTACTTTCCATAAGCGCAACCAAACTCTCAAACTTGAGCCACCCCATTACTCTGAATTCTCTTCTCTCTCAACCACCTTTGAGCAGAACAACAATCCTCTTTATCACTGGCCTCAGCTCATTCAGCTCTCAATTGGGTCCCAAGATTACATGCTGGCTCAGGCAACTCACGCCTCTTTAATCAAATCTGGTTGTGATGGTGAACTCTTTGTTGTTAACAATCTAGTGAATTTGTACTCAAAATTCAGCAACATGGGTGATGCACAGAAGGTGTTTGACGAAATGCTTGTGAGGAGCACGGTCACTTGGACTACCCTTATGAAGGGGTATTTGAGGATTAGTGATGTTGAATCTGTTTTTGGTGTTGTGCGTGATATGTGTGAGCTTGGAGAGAAGTTCAATGAGCATACATGCTCAGTGATGCTGCAGGCATGTAAATCACCAGAGGATGGTGTTTTCGGCAAGCAGGTTCATTCTCTTGTTGTGAAAAATGGGCTTCAGGAGAATGTTGTTCTGGCCACTTCATTGGTTTCTATGTACTCTAAAAGCGGAGACTTGGGGAGTGCAGAGAAAGTTTTCAATGGCATAAGTGTTAAAGATGTGCAGAGCATAAATTATATGATCTTGGAATATGGCAATGCTGGCTTAGGAAGTAAAGCCTTTGAGATCTTTGTGGATATGCTAGACTCTGGATTGAACCCAAGTGATTACACTATTACAAATTTGATTAGTTCATGTGATTCAAGTATGGGAATCTATATAGGGAAGCAAATACATGGGCTTGCCGTAAAGTTAGGCTTTATGGGCCAAACATCTATCGGAAATGCGTTAATTACATTGTACGCACAAGAAGGAATAGTCAAAGAGGCTGAGAAACTGTTTGTTAAAATCGACAGGAAGTCTTTGATTTCTTGGTCTGCACTTCTATCGGCATTTGTTAAGAATGGTTGCGCTAGTAGAGCCCTTGAGCTTTTCATAAATATGCTTGAGGAGGGTGTGCCTCTTGATTCTGGTTGTCTCGGCACTGTGCTTGATGGATGTTCAGTGTGCAATAATATGGAGTTTGGGCTTCAAATTCATGGACTTGGAATGAAGCTTGGCCATATCTCAGATGTAAATAGCGGTACTGCTTTAATAGATTTGTATGCTAAATGTGGGACTTTGCACTCTGCACGAACAGTTTTTGACAAGCTCCCAAAAAAAACTATTGCTTCATTTAATGCTATTCTAGTTGGATACTTAAATTCAGAATTAAGAGATGATGAGGAAGATCCTTTAGTCTTTTTCAACAGAATGAGAGTCGGTGGTATGCAACCAGATTGGATAACATTTTCGCGGCTCCTGAGTTTATCTGCCAACCAAGCTTCCTTAGTAGCAGGGGAGAGTCTTCATGCTTATGCTATTAAGCTGGGACTAGAAGATGATACGGCTGTATGCAATGCGGCAATTACCATGTATGCTAAATGTGGCTGTGTGCAGGATGCTAATAAAATATTCTGTCTAATGAACCGTGATTGCGTGACTTGGAATGCCATAATTTCTGCTTATGCACTTCATGGTGATGGAAGCAAAGCACTTTCGCTTTTTGAGAATATGAAGGAAGAGGGATTCGATCCTGATGAGATTACAATGTTGGCTGTTCTCCAAGCATGTAGTTACACAGGTTTATGTAAAAGTGGATTAAGCTTATTCAATGAAATGGAACACAAGTATGGGATCAAGCCTGTGATTGAGCATTACTCATTTATAGTTGATCTCTTAGGCCGCGCAGGAAACCTGTCGAAAGCCATTGATATCATCAATGAGAGCCCATTTCCTGAATCATCTTTGCTTTGGAGGGCTTTTGTCAATTCCTGTAAGTTGTGTGGCGATTTACAACTTGGAAAGTGGGCTTCTGAAAAATTGCTCGACTTAGCACCCAATGAGGCTTCCTCTTACATACTCGTATCGAATATGTATGCAGAAGGAGGCTTGCCAGAAGAGGCCGCAAAGGTGAGAACGGCTATGAATGACTTGAAGTTAAACAAAGAAACTGGTTTGAGCTGGATTGAGATAGACAATGAGGTTCACTATTTTATTGCAAATGACAAAGACCATCTACAAAGTAGAcaaatttattctaatttgGAGCTGTTAAGAAATGAAATGCATTGGTGCTGTGAAAACAGAAACAATATGATCTCAGGTTTTTTGTGA